A part of Podarcis raffonei isolate rPodRaf1 chromosome 12, rPodRaf1.pri, whole genome shotgun sequence genomic DNA contains:
- the TWSG1 gene encoding twisted gastrulation protein homolog 1 isoform X1, producing the protein MYIFCFFSLSTGLSIVRQKDGIQIKNDDDDDESTIVLSESSRNLPLSRKMRLWYCTAAALISLLFFWVPSSMCCNKALCASDVSKCLIQELCQCRPVEGNCSCCKECMLCLGTLWDECCDCVGMCNPRNYSDTPPTSKSTVEELHGPIPSLFRALTEGDTQLHWNIVSFPVAEELSHHENLVSILESVNHPQHQNVSVSSNNVHTPFSSDKEATCTVVYFDDCMSVHQCKSSCESMGASKYRWFHNACCECIGPECIDYGSKTVRCTNCMF; encoded by the exons atgtacattttttgtttcttcagcttgtcaaCCGGCTTGAGTATTGTAAGACAGAAAGACGGTattcaaattaaaaatgatgatgacgatgatgaaagCACGATAG TGCTGTCTGAAAGTTCCAGAAATCTCCCTCTTTCAAGAAAGATGAGGTTGTGGTACTGCACAGCGGCGGCACTTATTAGTTTGCTGTTCTTCTGGGTCCCATCCTCAATGTGCTGCAACAAGGCTCTCTGTGCAAGCGATGTCAGCAAGTGTTTAATACAG GAGCTGTGTCAATGCCGGCCTGTTGAAGGGAACTGTTCCTGTTGCAAGGAGTGCATGTTGTGTCTGGGCACACTGTGGGACGAGTGCTGTGACTGTGTTG GTATGTGCAACCCTCGCAATTATAGCGACACACCTCCCACGTCCAAGAGCACCGTCGAGGAACTGCACGGGCCAATCCCCTCGCTTTTCCGAGCGCTTACAGAAGGGGACACCCAGCTGCACTGGAATATTGTCTCGTTCCCCGTTGCGGAAGAGCTGTCCCACCACGAGAACTTGGTCTCCATTTTAGAGTCGGTGAACCACCCCCAGCACCAGAACGTCTCGGTTTCAAGCAACAACGTCCACACGCCGTTCTCCAGCGACAAAG AAGCCACGTGCACGGTGGTTTACTTCGACGACTGCATGTCGGTGCATCAGTGCAAGAGCTCCTGCGAATCTATGGGAGCATCAAAATACCGATGGTTTCACAACGCCTGCTGTGAATGTATTGGACCAGAGTGTATAGACTATGGCAGTAAAACTGTAAGATGCACAAATTGTATGTTCTGA
- the TWSG1 gene encoding twisted gastrulation protein homolog 1 isoform X2: protein MQSFCGGHFISMLSESSRNLPLSRKMRLWYCTAAALISLLFFWVPSSMCCNKALCASDVSKCLIQELCQCRPVEGNCSCCKECMLCLGTLWDECCDCVGMCNPRNYSDTPPTSKSTVEELHGPIPSLFRALTEGDTQLHWNIVSFPVAEELSHHENLVSILESVNHPQHQNVSVSSNNVHTPFSSDKEATCTVVYFDDCMSVHQCKSSCESMGASKYRWFHNACCECIGPECIDYGSKTVRCTNCMF from the exons ATGCAATCATTTTGCGGTGGTCacttcatttcca TGCTGTCTGAAAGTTCCAGAAATCTCCCTCTTTCAAGAAAGATGAGGTTGTGGTACTGCACAGCGGCGGCACTTATTAGTTTGCTGTTCTTCTGGGTCCCATCCTCAATGTGCTGCAACAAGGCTCTCTGTGCAAGCGATGTCAGCAAGTGTTTAATACAG GAGCTGTGTCAATGCCGGCCTGTTGAAGGGAACTGTTCCTGTTGCAAGGAGTGCATGTTGTGTCTGGGCACACTGTGGGACGAGTGCTGTGACTGTGTTG GTATGTGCAACCCTCGCAATTATAGCGACACACCTCCCACGTCCAAGAGCACCGTCGAGGAACTGCACGGGCCAATCCCCTCGCTTTTCCGAGCGCTTACAGAAGGGGACACCCAGCTGCACTGGAATATTGTCTCGTTCCCCGTTGCGGAAGAGCTGTCCCACCACGAGAACTTGGTCTCCATTTTAGAGTCGGTGAACCACCCCCAGCACCAGAACGTCTCGGTTTCAAGCAACAACGTCCACACGCCGTTCTCCAGCGACAAAG AAGCCACGTGCACGGTGGTTTACTTCGACGACTGCATGTCGGTGCATCAGTGCAAGAGCTCCTGCGAATCTATGGGAGCATCAAAATACCGATGGTTTCACAACGCCTGCTGTGAATGTATTGGACCAGAGTGTATAGACTATGGCAGTAAAACTGTAAGATGCACAAATTGTATGTTCTGA
- the TWSG1 gene encoding twisted gastrulation protein homolog 1 isoform X3, whose product MRLWYCTAAALISLLFFWVPSSMCCNKALCASDVSKCLIQELCQCRPVEGNCSCCKECMLCLGTLWDECCDCVGMCNPRNYSDTPPTSKSTVEELHGPIPSLFRALTEGDTQLHWNIVSFPVAEELSHHENLVSILESVNHPQHQNVSVSSNNVHTPFSSDKEATCTVVYFDDCMSVHQCKSSCESMGASKYRWFHNACCECIGPECIDYGSKTVRCTNCMF is encoded by the exons ATGAGGTTGTGGTACTGCACAGCGGCGGCACTTATTAGTTTGCTGTTCTTCTGGGTCCCATCCTCAATGTGCTGCAACAAGGCTCTCTGTGCAAGCGATGTCAGCAAGTGTTTAATACAG GAGCTGTGTCAATGCCGGCCTGTTGAAGGGAACTGTTCCTGTTGCAAGGAGTGCATGTTGTGTCTGGGCACACTGTGGGACGAGTGCTGTGACTGTGTTG GTATGTGCAACCCTCGCAATTATAGCGACACACCTCCCACGTCCAAGAGCACCGTCGAGGAACTGCACGGGCCAATCCCCTCGCTTTTCCGAGCGCTTACAGAAGGGGACACCCAGCTGCACTGGAATATTGTCTCGTTCCCCGTTGCGGAAGAGCTGTCCCACCACGAGAACTTGGTCTCCATTTTAGAGTCGGTGAACCACCCCCAGCACCAGAACGTCTCGGTTTCAAGCAACAACGTCCACACGCCGTTCTCCAGCGACAAAG AAGCCACGTGCACGGTGGTTTACTTCGACGACTGCATGTCGGTGCATCAGTGCAAGAGCTCCTGCGAATCTATGGGAGCATCAAAATACCGATGGTTTCACAACGCCTGCTGTGAATGTATTGGACCAGAGTGTATAGACTATGGCAGTAAAACTGTAAGATGCACAAATTGTATGTTCTGA